One Mesorhizobium loti genomic window carries:
- a CDS encoding precorrin-8X methylmutase, translating into MAAYDYIHDGTAIYERSFAIIRAEADLSRFSEAEADVAIRMIHACGQVEASSHFVFSPDFVAAARKALAAGAPIFCDAEMVSHGVTRARLPAGNEVICTLRDPRTHDIAKAIGNTRSAAAIDLWGERMAGSVVAIGNAPTALFYLLEKLRDGAPKPAAIIGMPVGFVGAAESKDALAENSYGVPYAIVRGRLGGSAMTAAALNSLARPGL; encoded by the coding sequence ATGGCCGCCTACGACTACATCCACGACGGCACGGCGATCTACGAGCGCTCCTTCGCCATCATCCGCGCCGAGGCGGACCTGTCTCGCTTCTCCGAAGCCGAGGCCGATGTAGCCATCCGCATGATCCATGCCTGCGGCCAGGTCGAAGCATCGAGCCATTTCGTTTTTTCGCCCGACTTCGTCGCCGCCGCGCGCAAGGCCCTTGCCGCCGGCGCGCCGATCTTCTGCGATGCGGAGATGGTCTCGCATGGCGTCACCCGCGCCCGGCTGCCGGCCGGCAACGAGGTGATCTGCACGCTGCGCGACCCGCGCACGCACGACATTGCCAAGGCGATCGGCAACACCCGCTCGGCGGCCGCCATAGACCTGTGGGGCGAGCGCATGGCCGGTTCGGTCGTCGCCATCGGCAATGCGCCGACGGCACTGTTCTATCTCCTGGAGAAGCTGCGCGACGGCGCGCCGAAGCCGGCGGCCATCATCGGCATGCCGGTCGGCTTCGTCGGCGCGGCCGAATCCAAGGATGCGCTGGCCGAGAATTCCTATGGCGTGCCCTATGCCATCGTGCGCGGCAGGCTTGGCGGCAGCGCCATGACCGCAGCCGCGCTCAATTCGCTGGCGAGGCCGGGCCTGTGA
- a CDS encoding cobaltochelatase, CobN subunit, translating into MHILTTTSASLDDLAEPVDLRQTPADIVALSFTDSDLAGLAAAWKADAGRLPSMRLAALRDLRHPMSVDLWIDSVARHAKIILVRILGGYDWWRYGCDQLASIARERGIKLALLPGESHDEDIRLIEASTLPRQELDTLLSYFREGGPANLGALVLRLAGLVGQDAAVVEPVAVPKAGYYEPGRGVVPLPLEREGKVVPILFYRSMLLAADVAPIDALFEALRQRGMAPVPIFVSSLKDPASLAFVETAHATLKPAAIITATAFASGAEPGVETLFDRAGVPVFQVIVATTRRDVWENNQRGLAPADLAMHVVLPELDGRILAGAISFKGESDVDPALGHRAFANRPEPDRVAQVAERVVAFIKLQETPRAARKLAILIPDYPSAPGRTGYAVGLDVPSSVLAMLHDLKEQGYVVGGIPQTARGLLEMLDAGGQGLGLDDYLDLSKEVPAEAMTAVEAAWGKAEETGLREAPISVLPDISPSRGEIMPLSPPSPVATVAEGDPAPELPISPLEGGEEWSAQRTESQLLGFPSDERPERQRRAGSGRTEGGVQAPTSPHFPFRAATFGNITVALAPDRGRSADRRADYHDPTLPPRHALIAFGLWLRKLLGVHALIHVGAHGTLEWLPGKTVALSQTCFPEIVTGALPVIYPFIVSNPGEAAQAKRRIAAVTLGHLPPPLTGAGLDEDQHKLERLVDEYAQADGLDRRRRDRLAKLIVDTAQKTGLAAEAGVARTDAPDEALRRIDAWLCDLKDFAIKDGLHIYGRAPEDEPDAMRRQSAEAEKAALLAALDGRHVKAGPAGAPARGRSDVLPTGRNLFTSDPRTMPTPTAYDLGKAAAEEVVRGYLQSHGDWPRSLVIDLWGSASLRTGGEEIAQGLALMGCRPQWDAATGRITGIEVLPPATLGRPRVDVTWRISGLFRDMFPTQIALIDAAANAVAARDEDDSENPLAARTRADGKISPRIFGTSPGTYGAGVEDLLSSGDWAAREEIGRAYLDATSHAYGGAGGEGISAPGAFETRIAEADLLVHTGDDPGRDILEGSADVAFIGGFSAALAALGRNADVIVLDTTDPQKPKPRSIGEAVSRVVRARAVNARFISGQMRHGPRGASEFAETVDRLVGFAETTHAISGALIEAVHDAYVGDAEVRAFILRENPAAAKVIAERFLSARRRGLWHPLRNSIDDDLAALIAEAEALGVAA; encoded by the coding sequence ATGCATATCCTCACCACGACCTCCGCCTCGCTCGACGATCTCGCCGAGCCGGTCGATCTGCGGCAGACGCCGGCGGATATCGTGGCCTTGTCCTTCACCGACAGCGACCTCGCCGGCCTGGCGGCCGCGTGGAAGGCCGACGCCGGCCGGTTGCCCTCGATGAGGCTGGCCGCTCTGCGCGACCTGCGCCATCCCATGTCCGTCGACCTCTGGATCGACAGCGTCGCCCGCCACGCCAAGATCATCCTGGTGCGCATCCTCGGCGGCTACGACTGGTGGCGCTATGGCTGCGACCAGTTGGCCTCGATCGCCCGCGAACGCGGCATAAAACTGGCGCTGCTTCCCGGTGAAAGCCACGACGAGGATATCAGGCTGATCGAAGCCTCGACGCTGCCGCGCCAGGAATTGGACACGCTGCTCAGCTATTTCCGCGAGGGCGGGCCGGCCAATTTGGGCGCGCTGGTGCTGCGGCTGGCGGGGTTGGTTGGACAGGACGCGGCCGTTGTTGAGCCGGTGGCGGTGCCAAAGGCCGGCTACTACGAGCCAGGCCGCGGCGTTGTCCCCCTCCCCCTCGAGCGAGAGGGAAAGGTCGTACCCATTCTCTTCTACCGCTCGATGCTGCTGGCCGCCGATGTCGCGCCGATCGACGCCCTTTTTGAAGCGCTGCGGCAGCGCGGCATGGCGCCTGTCCCCATCTTCGTATCCAGCCTGAAAGACCCGGCGTCCCTAGCCTTCGTCGAAACAGCCCACGCTACGCTCAAACCCGCCGCCATCATCACCGCGACCGCTTTCGCCTCCGGCGCCGAACCGGGCGTTGAAACCCTGTTCGACCGCGCTGGCGTTCCCGTCTTCCAGGTCATCGTCGCCACCACCCGCCGCGACGTCTGGGAAAACAACCAGCGCGGCCTGGCCCCCGCCGACCTCGCCATGCATGTCGTGCTGCCCGAACTGGACGGCCGCATCCTTGCCGGCGCCATTTCCTTCAAGGGCGAAAGCGATGTCGATCCGGCACTTGGCCATCGTGCCTTCGCCAACCGGCCGGAACCGGATCGCGTGGCGCAGGTGGCGGAGCGTGTGGTCGCCTTCATCAAGCTGCAGGAGACGCCCCGTGCCGCGCGCAAGCTGGCTATCCTGATCCCGGATTACCCGAGTGCGCCTGGCAGGACTGGCTATGCGGTCGGCCTGGATGTCCCGTCGAGCGTGCTGGCCATGCTGCATGACCTGAAGGAGCAGGGTTATGTGGTTGGGGGGATTCCGCAAACGGCGCGTGGGTTGCTGGAGATGCTGGATGCGGGCGGTCAGGGGTTGGGGCTGGATGACTATTTAGACTTATCGAAAGAGGTGCCCGCTGAGGCTATGACTGCCGTTGAGGCGGCGTGGGGGAAAGCAGAAGAGACAGGTTTGCGCGAGGCCCCCATCTCTGTCCTGCCGGACATCTCCCCCTCAAGGGGGGAGATCATGCCGTTGTCACCGCCCTCGCCAGTAGCGACCGTTGCAGAGGGAGATCCGGCGCCCGAACTGCCAATCTCCCCCCTTGAGGGGGGTGAGGAGTGGTCCGCGCAGCGGACGGAAAGCCAATTGCTTGGCTTTCCGAGCGACGAACGCCCGGAGCGACAGCGAAGGGCCGGGTCCGGCAGGACAGAGGGGGGTGTTCAAGCGCCGACCTCGCCGCACTTCCCCTTCCGCGCCGCGACCTTCGGCAACATCACCGTGGCGCTGGCTCCCGATCGCGGCCGCTCCGCCGATCGCCGCGCCGACTACCACGACCCGACCCTCCCGCCGCGCCACGCCCTGATCGCCTTCGGCCTGTGGCTGCGCAAATTGCTCGGCGTCCACGCCCTGATCCATGTCGGCGCGCACGGCACGCTGGAATGGCTGCCCGGCAAGACGGTTGCGCTGTCGCAAACCTGCTTTCCCGAGATCGTCACCGGCGCACTGCCCGTCATCTACCCCTTCATCGTCTCCAACCCCGGCGAGGCGGCACAGGCCAAGCGGCGCATTGCCGCCGTCACCCTTGGCCATCTGCCGCCGCCGCTCACCGGTGCGGGACTGGACGAAGACCAGCACAAACTCGAGCGCCTGGTCGACGAATACGCCCAGGCCGACGGCCTCGACCGCCGCCGCCGTGACCGCCTGGCAAAACTGATCGTCGACACCGCCCAAAAAACCGGCCTCGCCGCCGAGGCCGGCGTCGCCAGGACCGATGCGCCCGACGAGGCGCTGCGCCGCATCGACGCCTGGCTCTGCGACCTCAAGGATTTCGCCATCAAGGACGGGCTGCACATCTATGGCCGCGCGCCCGAGGACGAACCCGACGCCATGCGTCGCCAAAGTGCCGAGGCTGAAAAGGCCGCGCTGCTTGCCGCGCTCGATGGCCGTCACGTCAAGGCCGGCCCGGCCGGCGCGCCGGCGCGCGGACGCTCCGATGTCCTGCCCACCGGGCGTAATTTGTTCACATCAGACCCGCGCACCATGCCGACGCCGACCGCCTACGATCTGGGCAAGGCGGCGGCGGAAGAAGTGGTGCGCGGCTATCTGCAGTCGCATGGCGACTGGCCGCGTTCGCTGGTCATCGATCTCTGGGGCTCGGCCTCGCTGCGCACCGGCGGCGAGGAGATCGCGCAAGGCTTGGCGCTGATGGGCTGCCGGCCGCAATGGGACGCCGCCACCGGCCGCATCACCGGCATCGAGGTGCTGCCGCCGGCGACGCTCGGCCGCCCGCGCGTCGACGTCACCTGGCGCATATCGGGCCTGTTCCGCGACATGTTCCCGACCCAGATCGCGCTGATCGACGCCGCCGCCAATGCCGTTGCCGCTCGCGATGAAGACGATTCGGAAAACCCGCTCGCCGCCCGGACCCGAGCGGATGGCAAGATCAGCCCGCGCATCTTCGGCACCTCGCCCGGCACTTACGGCGCCGGCGTCGAGGATCTTTTGTCCAGTGGCGACTGGGCGGCGCGCGAAGAAATCGGCCGGGCCTATCTCGACGCCACTTCGCACGCCTATGGCGGTGCCGGCGGCGAAGGCATCTCGGCGCCCGGCGCGTTCGAAACCCGCATCGCCGAGGCCGATCTTCTCGTCCACACCGGCGACGATCCCGGCCGCGACATCCTCGAAGGCTCCGCCGACGTCGCCTTCATCGGCGGTTTTTCGGCCGCGCTTGCAGCACTTGGCCGGAATGCCGACGTCATCGTGCTCGACACGACAGACCCGCAAAAGCCAAAGCCACGCTCGATCGGTGAGGCCGTATCGCGGGTGGTGCGCGCCCGCGCCGTCAATGCCCGCTTCATTTCAGGCCAGATGCGGCACGGCCCGCGCGGCGCCTCGGAATTCGCTGAGACCGTCGACCGGCTGGTTGGCTTCGCCGAAACCACCCATGCCATTTCAGGCGCACTGATCGAGGCCGTGCACGACGCCTATGTCGGCGACGCGGAAGTTCGCGCCTTCATCCTGCGAGAGAATCCGGCGGCGGCCAAGGTCATCGCCGAGCGCTTCCTGTCGGCGCGCCGGCGTGGCCTGTGGCATCCCTTGCGCAATTCCATCGACGACGATCTCGCCGCGCTGATTGCCGAGGCCGAGGCGCTGGGAGTGGCGGCATGA
- a CDS encoding precorrin-4 C11-methyltransferase, translating into MTVHFIGAGPGAADLITLRGAKLLASCPVCLHAGSIVAPELLQHCAPGTKLIDTAPMSLDEIEAAYVEAHKAGHDVARLHSGDLSVWSAVAEQIRRLDKHGIPYTLTPGVPSFAAAAAALRRELTIPEVAQSLVLTRVSGRASKMPPGETLAGFGRTGATLAIHLAIHAIDRVVAELTPYYGGDCPVAIVFRASWPDERVLTGTLETIEAKLAADPMERTAIIFVGRSLAAEGFGESSLYDAHYQRRFRGRDGL; encoded by the coding sequence ATGACCGTCCATTTCATCGGCGCCGGTCCGGGTGCCGCCGACCTCATCACGCTGCGCGGCGCAAAACTCCTGGCAAGCTGTCCGGTCTGCCTGCATGCCGGCTCGATCGTCGCCCCCGAATTGCTGCAGCATTGCGCGCCAGGCACGAAACTGATCGACACCGCGCCGATGTCGCTCGACGAGATCGAGGCGGCCTATGTCGAGGCCCACAAGGCAGGCCACGATGTGGCCCGCCTGCATTCCGGCGACCTGTCGGTGTGGAGTGCCGTTGCCGAGCAGATTCGCCGGCTGGACAAGCACGGCATCCCTTACACGCTGACGCCGGGCGTGCCTTCCTTTGCCGCCGCGGCGGCCGCACTGCGCCGCGAACTGACCATTCCGGAAGTCGCGCAGAGCCTGGTGCTGACCCGCGTCTCCGGCCGCGCGTCAAAAATGCCACCCGGCGAAACGCTGGCCGGCTTCGGCCGCACCGGCGCCACGCTCGCCATTCATCTTGCCATCCACGCCATTGATCGCGTCGTCGCCGAATTGACGCCGTATTATGGCGGCGATTGCCCGGTGGCGATCGTCTTCCGCGCCTCCTGGCCGGACGAGCGGGTGCTGACCGGTACGCTGGAAACGATCGAGGCGAAGCTTGCCGCCGATCCGATGGAGCGCACGGCGATCATCTTCGTCGGCCGCTCGCTGGCGGCGGAAGGTTTTGGCGAAAGTTCATTGTACGACGCCCACTATCAGCGGCGTTTTCGCGGACGGGACGGATTGTGA
- a CDS encoding cobalamin (vitamin B12) biosynthesis CbiG protein: MMVAGIGSRKGVSVEDVLAAIETALEAHGLAMTALSALATAALKKDEDAIAAAGGALNLPVIVVDDAALQAASPGTLSHSSLSQELAGTPSVSEASALAVAGAGAKLLGPRTVLGPVTCAIAISGDAP, translated from the coding sequence ATGATGGTCGCGGGCATCGGCAGCCGCAAAGGCGTGAGCGTTGAAGACGTGCTTGCCGCGATTGAAACCGCGCTCGAAGCACATGGGCTGGCGATGACGGCGCTTTCGGCACTGGCCACAGCAGCGCTCAAGAAGGATGAAGACGCGATCGCCGCTGCTGGCGGCGCACTGAACCTTCCGGTCATCGTCGTCGATGACGCTGCGCTTCAAGCCGCCTCGCCAGGCACGCTCAGCCATTCCAGCCTCTCGCAGGAGTTGGCCGGCACGCCCTCGGTTTCCGAAGCGTCAGCCCTTGCCGTTGCCGGCGCCGGCGCAAAACTGCTGGGCCCTCGCACCGTGCTTGGCCCGGTCACCTGCGCCATCGCCATCAGCGGAGACGCGCCATGA
- a CDS encoding precorrin 6y methylase translates to MIGIGEDGLAGLGDEAKQRIAKAEFIFGGKRHLALVASFAKGEPRPWPVPFDAGMADVLALAGRNVCVLASGDPLFHGVGATLARKVEPQEMHVIPAPSAVSLAAARLGWALQDIETVSLHGRPLDLIRPLLQPNARILALTSDAEAPAAIARLLTELDFGASRLTVLEALGGPKESQRTARADAFDLENINPLNVLAIEIDSNPQARILPLTVGLPDHLFDHDGQITKREIRAITLSSLAPRRGELLWDIGAGSGSIGIEWMLAHPQMRAIAIEADPSRAARIHRNAAACGVPGLVVVEGSAPKALARLDTPDAIFIGGGGSDTGVLNAAIKALRPGGRLVANAVTLEMEALLLAQHLKLGGDLTRINISRASPVGSMQAWRPAMPVTQWSWVKP, encoded by the coding sequence GTGATCGGCATCGGCGAGGACGGTTTAGCGGGTCTCGGCGACGAGGCCAAGCAGCGGATTGCCAAGGCCGAATTCATCTTCGGCGGCAAGCGGCACCTGGCGCTGGTCGCGTCCTTCGCCAAGGGCGAGCCACGTCCCTGGCCGGTGCCTTTCGATGCAGGGATGGCTGATGTGCTGGCCCTTGCCGGCAGGAACGTCTGCGTGCTCGCCTCCGGCGATCCGCTCTTCCACGGCGTCGGCGCTACCCTCGCCCGCAAGGTCGAGCCGCAGGAGATGCATGTCATCCCGGCGCCGTCGGCCGTTTCGCTGGCAGCCGCTCGACTGGGCTGGGCGTTGCAGGATATTGAGACTGTCTCGCTGCATGGCCGTCCGCTCGACCTGATCCGGCCGCTGCTGCAGCCCAATGCACGCATCCTGGCGCTGACGTCGGATGCCGAAGCGCCGGCGGCGATTGCCCGCCTGCTCACCGAACTCGATTTCGGCGCCTCGCGGCTGACGGTTCTGGAAGCGTTGGGCGGTCCAAAAGAGAGCCAGCGCACCGCCCGCGCCGATGCCTTCGACCTCGAAAACATCAATCCGCTCAACGTGCTGGCCATCGAAATTGATTCGAATCCGCAGGCCCGCATCCTGCCGCTCACGGTTGGCCTGCCCGATCATCTGTTCGACCATGACGGCCAGATCACCAAACGCGAAATCCGCGCTATCACCCTGTCGTCGCTGGCGCCGAGGCGCGGCGAATTGCTGTGGGATATCGGCGCCGGCTCCGGCTCCATCGGCATCGAATGGATGCTCGCCCACCCCCAGATGCGCGCCATTGCCATCGAGGCCGACCCGAGCCGCGCCGCCCGTATCCACCGCAATGCCGCCGCCTGTGGCGTTCCCGGCCTCGTCGTGGTCGAAGGCAGCGCCCCCAAGGCGCTGGCCAGGCTGGACACGCCGGATGCGATCTTCATCGGCGGTGGCGGCAGCGACACCGGCGTTTTGAACGCCGCCATCAAGGCGCTGCGCCCCGGCGGCCGGCTCGTCGCCAATGCGGTGACGCTGGAGATGGAGGCCCTGCTTCTCGCGCAGCACCTGAAACTGGGCGGCGATCTTACCCGGATAAACATTTCGCGCGCCTCGCCCGTCGGCTCGATGCAGGCCTGGCGGCCGGCCATGCCGGTCACCCAATGGAGCTGGGTGAAGCCATGA
- a CDS encoding cobalt-precorrin-6x reductase, translating into MTHRILILGGTTEARQLAGKLAVRALVTLSLAGRTESPVAQGVPVRSGGFGGAEGLAAYLGETGTDLLIDATHPYAARISANAAQAARLTGVPILALRRPGWELIEGDRWTEVDAVGDAVRALGQVPRRIFLALGRQEVAAFEAAPQHHYLIRSVDPVEPKLAVPDASYLLARGPFGEAEERALLENHRIDVVVSKNSGGAATYGKIAAARALGIEVVMVRRPDLPEVPSAETVDELAAMVGHFVEPAAERGV; encoded by the coding sequence ATGACCCACCGCATTCTGATCCTCGGCGGCACCACGGAAGCCCGGCAACTGGCCGGCAAGCTGGCGGTACGCGCCTTGGTCACGCTGTCTCTGGCCGGCCGCACCGAAAGCCCCGTCGCGCAAGGCGTGCCCGTGCGAAGCGGAGGCTTTGGTGGCGCCGAGGGCCTGGCCGCCTATCTCGGGGAGACGGGCACGGACCTGCTGATCGACGCCACGCATCCCTATGCCGCGCGAATCTCCGCCAATGCCGCGCAAGCGGCGCGGCTGACCGGCGTGCCGATCCTCGCCTTGCGCCGTCCCGGCTGGGAACTGATCGAGGGCGATCGCTGGACTGAAGTCGATGCGGTTGGTGATGCCGTGCGGGCGCTTGGTCAGGTGCCGCGCCGCATCTTCCTGGCGCTTGGCCGGCAAGAGGTTGCTGCCTTCGAAGCCGCACCGCAGCACCACTATCTCATCCGTAGCGTCGATCCGGTCGAGCCGAAGCTGGCCGTGCCGGATGCGAGCTATCTGCTGGCGCGCGGGCCGTTTGGCGAGGCGGAAGAACGCGCGCTGCTCGAAAACCATCGCATCGACGTCGTCGTGTCCAAGAACAGCGGCGGCGCTGCCACCTACGGCAAGATTGCCGCCGCGCGGGCGCTCGGCATCGAGGTGGTCATGGTGCGCAGGCCTGATCTGCCGGAGGTGCCTTCGGCTGAAACCGTCGATGAGCTCGCCGCCATGGTCGGTCATTTTGTCGAGCCCGCTGCCGAACGCGGCGTGTAG
- a CDS encoding precorrin-3B C17-methyltransferase, with amino-acid sequence MSGRLTVIGLGPGNADQVTPEARRAVAEARFFYGYKPYLDRLELRPDQTRVASDNREELARSKDALIKAAEGHDVAVVSGGDPGVFAMAAAVCEAIEAGPAEWRAVDVAVVPGITAMLAVAARIGAPLGHDFCAISLSDNLKPWDLIELRLLAAAGAGFVIALYNPISKARPWQLGRAFECLTAILPGTTPVIFGRAAGRPDERIEVYLLADVDARKADMATCIIIGSPETRIIKRGDRPALVYTPRSAAGSTK; translated from the coding sequence ATGAGCGGCCGCCTTACCGTTATCGGCCTCGGGCCCGGCAATGCCGATCAGGTCACCCCTGAAGCCCGCCGCGCCGTGGCCGAGGCAAGATTCTTCTATGGCTACAAGCCCTATCTCGACCGGCTGGAACTGCGCCCGGACCAGACCCGCGTTGCCTCCGACAATCGCGAGGAACTCGCCCGCTCCAAGGATGCCTTGATCAAGGCCGCCGAGGGCCATGACGTTGCCGTGGTTTCGGGTGGCGATCCCGGCGTGTTCGCCATGGCCGCCGCCGTCTGCGAGGCGATCGAGGCCGGGCCGGCCGAATGGCGCGCTGTCGACGTGGCGGTCGTGCCTGGCATCACCGCAATGCTCGCCGTTGCCGCCCGTATCGGCGCCCCGCTCGGCCATGATTTCTGCGCCATCTCGCTGTCCGACAATCTGAAGCCCTGGGATCTGATCGAGCTGCGCCTCCTGGCGGCCGCCGGCGCCGGCTTCGTCATTGCGCTCTACAATCCGATCAGCAAGGCGCGCCCCTGGCAGCTTGGCCGCGCCTTCGAGTGCCTGACCGCGATCCTGCCCGGCACCACGCCTGTCATTTTCGGCCGCGCCGCCGGCCGGCCGGACGAACGCATCGAGGTTTACCTGCTCGCCGATGTCGACGCGCGGAAGGCCGACATGGCGACCTGCATCATCATCGGTTCGCCGGAAACCCGGATCATCAAGCGCGGCGACAGGCCGGCGCTGGTCTACACGCCGCGTTCGGCAGCGGGCTCGACAAAATGA
- a CDS encoding precorrin-2 C20-methyltransferase has translation MNALPKGRLVGVGTGPGDPELLTLKAARALAQADVVAYFAKRGNNSNARAIVEARFRPDMLELPLLYPVTTEIDKDHDDYRSQITGFYEESAEKVAEQLEAGRMVAVLSEGDPLFYGSYMHLHVRLAHRFPTEVIPGVTAMSGCWSQTGVPIVQGDDVLTVLPGTMSEFELTRRLADTDAAVIMKVGRNLPKIRRALEATGKLTRAVYVERGTMAGSVSMKLADKQDDKAPYFAIILVAGWSGRPGALGVQA, from the coding sequence GTGAACGCGCTCCCCAAAGGAAGGCTTGTCGGCGTCGGCACGGGTCCCGGCGACCCCGAACTATTGACGCTGAAGGCCGCGCGTGCCTTGGCCCAGGCGGATGTCGTCGCCTATTTCGCCAAGCGCGGCAACAACAGCAATGCGCGCGCCATCGTCGAAGCGCGCTTCCGGCCGGACATGCTGGAACTGCCACTGCTCTATCCTGTCACAACCGAGATCGACAAGGATCACGACGACTATCGCTCGCAAATCACCGGTTTCTACGAGGAGTCGGCCGAGAAGGTCGCCGAACAGCTCGAGGCGGGCAGGATGGTTGCCGTGCTGTCCGAGGGCGACCCGCTGTTCTACGGCTCCTACATGCATCTGCATGTGCGGCTTGCCCATCGTTTCCCAACGGAAGTCATTCCCGGCGTCACCGCAATGTCCGGCTGCTGGTCGCAAACCGGCGTGCCGATCGTCCAGGGCGATGACGTGCTGACCGTGCTGCCCGGCACGATGAGCGAATTCGAGCTGACGCGGAGGCTGGCCGACACCGATGCCGCCGTCATCATGAAGGTCGGCCGCAACCTGCCCAAGATCAGGCGGGCGCTGGAAGCCACCGGCAAGCTGACGCGCGCCGTCTATGTCGAGCGCGGCACCATGGCCGGCAGCGTCTCGATGAAGCTCGCCGACAAGCAGGACGACAAGGCGCCCTACTTTGCCATCATATTGGTCGCCGGCTGGTCCGGCCGGCCCGGCGCGCTGGGAGTGCAGGCATGA
- a CDS encoding precorrin-3B synthase, giving the protein MNAFSRRGACPALSAPMQTGDGLLVRLNPISGGLSPKLLIGLAESALRHGNGIMEVTARGSLQIRGLTAESAALLAAEVDALGIAVRTGVPVETGPLAGIDPQEIAGARPLAERIRVALEDAGLTLRLGPKVSVVVDGGGQLTLDAVTADVRLKAVQSDAGVRWQVSVAGDGQSARSLVAAEADAARDVAIAVLRMVAEKGREAHARDLSERQLVSLSGWLCSTGLREAPLSVLPDISPSRGEIGSPAASSLLTTLEIGESREDSVISPPEGEMSGRTEGGASRKPIGLFPLAYETFALGIGLPYGSMPADKLIALAQSALALGTTEIRLAPGRALLFLGQPSAANQSLQHTAAALGFVTAPTDPRTRIAACPGAPACASGRIATRNIAETIAAENADILDFTLHISGCAKGCAHPGPAALTIVGGENGAGLVVNATAKALPAGYRPGYDAARGFSRVAAVIRSARFQGETAAACLIRLGPAAIAETYQQAQTEKRK; this is encoded by the coding sequence ATGAACGCCTTCTCGCGCCGCGGCGCCTGCCCGGCCTTGTCGGCACCGATGCAGACCGGCGACGGGCTGTTGGTGCGGCTCAATCCGATCTCGGGAGGATTGTCGCCCAAGCTTCTGATCGGACTGGCCGAATCCGCCTTGCGGCATGGCAACGGCATCATGGAGGTAACCGCGCGTGGCAGCTTACAGATACGTGGGCTGACAGCGGAGAGCGCCGCACTGCTGGCGGCGGAAGTCGATGCGCTGGGCATTGCGGTGCGGACTGGCGTGCCGGTGGAGACAGGGCCGCTCGCGGGCATCGACCCGCAAGAGATCGCCGGTGCGCGGCCGCTGGCTGAGCGGATCAGGGTGGCGCTCGAGGACGCCGGACTGACGCTAAGGCTGGGGCCGAAGGTGTCAGTGGTTGTCGACGGTGGCGGGCAACTGACGCTGGATGCCGTGACGGCCGATGTGCGGCTGAAGGCGGTGCAGAGCGATGCCGGGGTTCGGTGGCAGGTGTCTGTTGCGGGTGATGGGCAGAGCGCAAGATCGCTGGTCGCGGCGGAAGCCGACGCCGCGCGCGATGTTGCCATCGCAGTGCTGAGGATGGTGGCCGAGAAAGGCCGTGAGGCTCACGCAAGGGATTTGTCCGAGAGGCAGTTGGTGTCTCTGTCGGGCTGGCTATGCTCGACAGGTTTGCGCGAGGCCCCCCTCTCTGTCCTGCCGGACATCTCCCCCTCAAGGGGGGAGATCGGCAGCCCGGCCGCCAGCTCTCTTCTAACAACGTTGGAGATTGGCGAAAGCCGAGAAGACAGCGTGATCTCCCCCCCTGAGGGGGAGATGTCCGGCAGGACAGAGGGGGGGGCCTCGCGCAAACCTATTGGCCTTTTCCCTTTAGCCTATGAAACTTTCGCGCTCGGCATCGGCCTCCCCTACGGCAGCATGCCAGCCGACAAACTCATCGCCCTCGCGCAAAGCGCCCTCGCCCTCGGCACCACCGAAATCCGCCTCGCCCCGGGCCGCGCCCTGCTCTTCCTCGGCCAACCATCCGCCGCCAACCAGTCTCTCCAGCACACCGCCGCCGCCCTCGGCTTCGTCACCGCCCCCACCGATCCGCGCACCCGCATCGCCGCCTGCCCCGGCGCGCCGGCCTGCGCTTCCGGCCGCATTGCGACGCGCAACATCGCCGAGACCATCGCCGCCGAAAACGCCGATATTCTCGACTTCACCCTGCACATTTCCGGCTGCGCCAAGGGCTGCGCGCATCCCGGTCCGGCGGCGCTCACAATCGTCGGCGGCGAAAATGGAGCCGGACTTGTCGTGAACGCGACGGCAAAGGCCCTTCCTGCCGGCTACAGGCCGGGCTATGACGCCGCGCGCGGCTTCAGTCGCGTCGCAGCAGTGATCCGCAGCGCACGATTTCAGGGCGAGACCGCCGCCGCTTGCCTGATAAGGCTCGGGCCGGCGGCAATCGCCGAGACTTACCAACAGGCGCAAACTGAAAAACGGAAATGA